The Microcebus murinus isolate Inina chromosome 26, M.murinus_Inina_mat1.0, whole genome shotgun sequence genome contains a region encoding:
- the EPGN gene encoding epigen isoform X3 → MALGVPISVYLLFNAMAALSQEAAAAFTPAITAPQANWTVNKTEADSTEGPIALKFSHPCLEDLNSYCINGVCAFHHELEKALCRCLKMKSPYNVCSGGRPL, encoded by the exons ATGGCTTTGGGAGTTCCAATATCAGTCTATCTTTTATTCAATG CAATGGCAGCATTGAGTCAAGAGGCAGCTGCAGCATTCACACCTGCAATCACAGCCCCGCAAGCTAACTGGACAGTTAACAAAACAGAAg CTGACAGCACAGAAGGACCCATAGCCTTGAAGTTCTCACACCCTTGCCTGGAAGACCTAAACAGTTACTGCATTAATGGTGTTTGTGCATTCCACCATGAACTAGAGAAAGCCCTCTGCAG GTGTCTAAAAATGAAATCGCCTTACAACGTCTGTTCTGGAGGGAGACCACTGTGA
- the EPGN gene encoding epigen isoform X2, giving the protein MALGVPISVYLLFNAMAALSQEAAAAFTPAITAPQANWTVNKTEADSTEGPIALKFSHPCLEDLNSYCINGVCAFHHELEKALCRCFTGYTGERCLKMKSPYNVCSGGRPL; this is encoded by the exons ATGGCTTTGGGAGTTCCAATATCAGTCTATCTTTTATTCAATG CAATGGCAGCATTGAGTCAAGAGGCAGCTGCAGCATTCACACCTGCAATCACAGCCCCGCAAGCTAACTGGACAGTTAACAAAACAGAAg CTGACAGCACAGAAGGACCCATAGCCTTGAAGTTCTCACACCCTTGCCTGGAAGACCTAAACAGTTACTGCATTAATGGTGTTTGTGCATTCCACCATGAACTAGAGAAAGCCCTCTGCAG gtgttttACTGGCTATACTGGAGAAAG GTGTCTAAAAATGAAATCGCCTTACAACGTCTGTTCTGGAGGGAGACCACTGTGA
- the EPGN gene encoding epigen isoform X1, whose protein sequence is MALGVPISVYLLFNAMAALSQEAAAAFTPAITAPQANWTVNKTEADSTEGPIALKFSHPCLEDLNSYCINGVCAFHHELEKALCRCFTGYTGERCEHLTLTSYAVDSHEKYIAVGIGVGLLLSGFLAIFYCYVRKRCLKMKSPYNVCSGGRPL, encoded by the exons ATGGCTTTGGGAGTTCCAATATCAGTCTATCTTTTATTCAATG CAATGGCAGCATTGAGTCAAGAGGCAGCTGCAGCATTCACACCTGCAATCACAGCCCCGCAAGCTAACTGGACAGTTAACAAAACAGAAg CTGACAGCACAGAAGGACCCATAGCCTTGAAGTTCTCACACCCTTGCCTGGAAGACCTAAACAGTTACTGCATTAATGGTGTTTGTGCATTCCACCATGAACTAGAGAAAGCCCTCTGCAG gtgttttACTGGCTATACTGGAGAAAGGTGTGAGCACTTGACATTAACTTCATATGCTGTGGATTCTCATGAAAAGTACATTGCAGTTGGGATTGGAGTTGGATTACTATTAAGtggttttcttgctattttttacTGCTACGTAAGAAAAAG GTGTCTAAAAATGAAATCGCCTTACAACGTCTGTTCTGGAGGGAGACCACTGTGA